From Halotia branconii CENA392, the proteins below share one genomic window:
- a CDS encoding glycosyltransferase family 2 protein, which translates to MRSGLISEGITGDNGGISAIVPDVSVVVPVRDEVESLPLLLEAIASTLSASQLSYEIICVDDGSSDGSGEFLKTQAQIRPDLKAIILRRNYGQTAAMSAGFKHALGKAIVTLDADLQNDPADIPMLLAKLDEGYDLVSGWRQKRQDGAVKRLLPSKIANWLIRRTTSVNIHDYGCSLKAYRAELVADMNLYGELHRFLPALAYIEGARITEMPVRHHARRFGRSKYGLSRTFRVLMDLLTILFMKKFLTRPMHVFGLLGLTSMFAGGLIGIYLTFVKLAFQEDIGNRPLLILAVLLLVTGVQLFCFGLLAELLMRTYHESQGRPIYRVREVVFHRINPDS; encoded by the coding sequence ATGAGGAGTGGGTTAATTTCGGAAGGGATTACTGGTGACAATGGAGGAATTTCAGCCATTGTTCCCGATGTTTCGGTGGTAGTGCCAGTGCGCGATGAAGTGGAAAGTTTACCACTTTTATTAGAGGCGATCGCATCTACATTATCTGCTAGTCAATTAAGTTATGAAATCATTTGTGTGGATGATGGTTCTAGTGATGGTTCAGGAGAATTTCTTAAAACCCAAGCGCAAATCCGCCCTGATTTAAAAGCGATAATTTTACGACGTAATTACGGTCAAACTGCGGCCATGTCGGCTGGGTTTAAACATGCACTAGGCAAAGCAATTGTTACTTTAGATGCTGACCTCCAAAACGATCCGGCTGATATCCCCATGTTGTTGGCAAAATTAGATGAAGGCTACGACTTGGTGAGTGGTTGGCGGCAAAAACGCCAAGATGGAGCCGTCAAGCGATTACTTCCTTCCAAAATTGCTAACTGGCTAATTCGACGCACCACTAGCGTCAATATTCATGACTACGGCTGTTCGCTCAAAGCTTATCGTGCGGAATTGGTGGCAGATATGAACCTCTACGGGGAATTACACCGATTTTTACCTGCTTTAGCCTACATTGAAGGAGCAAGAATTACAGAAATGCCCGTGCGTCATCATGCCCGTCGTTTTGGTCGCAGTAAGTATGGACTGTCGCGGACATTCCGGGTATTGATGGATTTATTAACTATTTTATTCATGAAGAAATTCTTGACCCGCCCGATGCACGTTTTTGGGTTGTTGGGTTTAACTTCAATGTTTGCAGGAGGACTAATCGGAATTTACTTAACTTTTGTCAAATTGGCTTTTCAAGAAGATATTGGCAATCGCCCCTTGCTAATCTTGGCAGTTCTTTTATTAGTAACGGGAGTACAGCTATTTTGCTTTGGTCTTTTAGCAGAATTACTGATGCGTACATACCATGAATCCCAAGGTCGCCCCATCTATCGCGTGCGGGAGGTAGTGTTTCATCGCATTAATCCTGATAGCTGA